In the genome of Lathyrus oleraceus cultivar Zhongwan6 chromosome 4, CAAS_Psat_ZW6_1.0, whole genome shotgun sequence, the window ATACATGCATTGTTTTCAAATACCCAAACATtagagagataaggagttaatctCTAGTTAGCCACTTCGAGCCTAGAGGTGGGTATTTCTTTCATATTTaaaaacccttacgcttaacctggggcatGATAGTGTCCAATTAATCTTACTACGCATTCGAATTACAAGATAAAACATCCCATTTGGGGATCAACCACATGCTATTCTTCGCACACGTCTTGAAGTGTCGAAAGAACCAAGAAAAATCCAAAGGTTATGACGGTTGTTCTTaaatgaccaatgacttggcagtcacaaccctttagcaaaaaaaaaaagaaaaagaaagcccgctaagtcgaacacccacaattgtgacttaggaaaaaattagggaaATCCCTGTGGACTAAAAGCTTCAAAAgagatccaggaaaaaattagggatcaaagagcaaaaaaaaaatcaaacaaatgaGGTCGTTAAATccttaaacaaaacaaaacaagattcagtgaccaccatatcaagaatcaaagggtcactGATATCCATGGCAAAATTAAAATAAGGTGACTATCATTTCAAGAAAATATTGAATCATCATCTTCACTCTTAGACTTTCGAACTATCTTAGAATATGTATGTATGTGTTGAATTAACTAAATGTAAGACTGGacaatcatcacaaaaaaaagggtgggttaaaacaaattttgagccttatatcctttgtttCAAAAACCATGAACTAGGTCATCTTACAATCCacaaaagacctaattgaagcgAGGTTTATTATGAAAGCATACTACAgcaaggttgcgtaaactgactccaAAAGATTTGCTAATAACCTGTATTGGTATGATATTCTCGCTATATCTTTCACATACTAGCTAAATCAACACTACGTTTGGACTAATGGTCCATTCGTCACACACTATCACGTCATTCCAATAAATTATTTTTTCAAAACCTGCATGAGcatcgcattaaaattaccattttttgaatgaacaattttaactgcaagtcagTACTTTACATCAGGgaaattccaacaaggggcaatCGGAGAGGAACTTGATCGTTCGTTGGTGCTGACCCGAATCAAGACCACCTTATAAACCTATGGATCAGGGGCATGTCATCCAATGACTATGTTAACCTAAGAATTTGTCAGTATAAGACAAACCCCAAAGTATCAATTGATCAGGGAGACAAATCATTTTGACATATTCAGTCAATCTAGGGCAAGCCTCTCAAAGCCTCGAACATGGGCAGATTCATATTGATAACACAACATTATCAACCACTCTAAGAGTTAGTTATCTAAATATAAGTATCTTAGAAAGATGGGGCAAGTCCATCAAAGACTCAATCAGGGGAAAGTCATCCCAAGAGTACAGTGAAGTCCAACTCCCAAAGATCAGTCGATCTGAAGTGAACAATTTTAAGAACCGGTTAATCAGGGGTAGACCACTGTAAGATTCAGACACTGGGGAAAATCATCTCAGACCATGTCATGATTTAATCACTCCCAAAGCTTACTTTATATGAGAATTCCTTCAAAAATCCTAAAGACTggggcaagacaagttgcaaAGGGTCAGTTTCTTCCATACTGTCAAGTTGGTCAAGGCAGACTGCGCCAAATGCTAGTAACTGCTGAATTCAAATAAGTGTCAGAAGATCACGCTATTACAACATATATCTTGACCAGAAGCCTTAGGGCTTAGAAAGAGCATAACCAACATACATTGATCATGTCGTTATGCTCATATGCAGGCTAGCTTAGCCCTCGGGCGTAAAAGTTAAAGTTCTAAGGAACAAACATACAACTTATCAACAAGGGATCAAAACTTGGGGCATCAAGAGTATCCTCATATATCCTTTGGTCATCGCATCGTCAAAGACCGAGTTTCAGGAAGTCAAATCCTTTCACAAACAAAAGTCCAATTCATATTGGCAACTACCAAAAAAACCAAAGTCCACATTGCTAGCATCCTCATTAAACCAAATCCAATTGATGTTGGTATATAGAAAAGATCTCACATTCAAAAAAGGGAGACAAATCCCAAACACCCAATCGCCTGttttgcattcaaacatgcatcacatgcatcatgTCATGCATAACATTCCTACCGAAATAGGAACtcttaaaaaaataaaaataaaaatgtcATGCATCACTACATACATGCATCGTGTTAAATGATGATTGTCGAGAGGCATGTGACAAGATACAAATTATTTGCAAGAACCACTGATCTTGAAACCATATGTTCCGGGGAGgccattaatcatgtatctcaGTGCTAGATGAATCAATGGGTtgcgtattgggtcagcatgatGACACGGGCCATAAAGAACACGCAATCTATTACTTGAGCAATAACTTCACTGAATGTGATACCATATACTTACTGTTGGAGAAGACTTGCTATGCTCTAGCTTGGGAAGCTCGACGCCTGAGATAGTATATGATTTGCCACACAACTTTGTTGATgtctaaaatggatccaataaaatatatttttgagaagcccGCTGTCAGTGGAAGAATTGCTAGATGGGAAATGTTGTTAATCGAATATGATACCCAGTACGTGACTCAAAAAGCTATCAAGGGGAGTGTcttgtctgactaccttgctCATTAACCTGTGGGGTTACAAGCCGATCAAGTTTGACTTTCCCGATGGGAACATGATTTTCATCAGAGACTGCAATATTCCTGGCCCTGATGAAGAACCCGGACCAGGGGAGCGATGGACGCTTGTGTTTGACGGTTCCTCTAATGCAAAAGGCAGTGGAATATGAGCCGTTATTACATCTCCGACTGGTTTTCACATTCCATTCACCGTCAAATTAGGCTTTGACTGCACCAATAATATGGCATAATATGAAGCGTGCATCTATAGTATTGAAGAACCCACCGATTTAAGAATCAAAAGTCTTGAAGTGTTTGGAGACTCTGCTTTAGTAATCAGTCAAGTCCGAGGAGATTGGCAAACTCAGGATAAGAAGTTGATTCCGTACAGAGAACACATCATGAAGCTGATTCCCAATTTTGATGAGATCACTTTTCATTATATTTCGAGGGAAGAGAACCAGTTAGTTGGTGCTCTTGCTACTCTTTCATCCATGTTTAAATTCaagtggaagaatgaagcacTTTTCATCCATATTGACCACTTGGATGAACCAACACACTGTCTAGCAATGGAGGCCAAATCTGACGATAAaccttggttctatgacatcGAAAGATATCTGAAAAGACAAGAGTATCCTGAGAAAACATCCATCATAGATAATAAAGCTTTAAGAAGGTTCTCTTCTAAGTTTTTCTTGAATGGGGATGtttgtataagaggaattatgattatatttttctcagatgcgtggatagacacgaaggAAGCACGATCATAAGGTCCATACATGAGGGTTATGAAGGTGTACATGCTAAAGGGCCTTATGTGGCTAATAAGATTCTTTTGGCTGGATATTATTGGACACCAATGGAGGTCGATCGTTTCAACTTCGTCAAGAGGTGTCACAAATGCCAAATCTTCAGTGATAAGATCCATGTTCCTCCAACTCCATTGAACGTCTTGACTTCTCCTTGGCATTTCTCTATGTAGGGCATTGATATGATTGAAATGGTCACGCTGAAAGCTTCTAACGGTCATTGTTTCATCCTTAttgccattgactacttcacgaaatgggttgAAGTTGCTTCATAGCAAGATTATGACTGATATTTATAGTAACctcaacaataagatgatgagTGAGTTATGTCAAGAGTTTAAATCGAGTATCACAATTCTTTACCATACCGGCCCAAGATGAACGGTGTCGTGGAAGCAACTAACAAGAccatcaagaaaatcatccagaagatggtcaagacatacaaggattggcatgagatgcttccatttgctcTACATGGCTATAGAACTTCAGTGTGTACTTCTACTGGGACAACTCTTTATTTTCtagtatatggaatggaagcggttTTACCTATTGAAGTTGAGATCCCCTATTTGAGGGTCATCATGGAAGCAGACATCGATGAAGTCGAATGAGTATAGTCCCGATATGATCAGATGAATCTCATTGAAGAGAAGCGCTTGACAACCATTTcccatggtcagttgtaccaacGACGCCTCAAGAGATCTTTTGATAAGAAGATTCTTCCTCGCTCATTCCAAGCCAGAGAGCTTGTACTCAAAAGACTTTCTTTTATACACTCGGATCCTCGGGGaaagtggactcccaactatgaaggacCCTTTGTTGTAAAAAAGTACTTCTCATGAGGGGCTCTCATTCTCACCATAATGGATGGGGATGACTTGCTAATGCTGGTAAACTCAGATATAGTgaaaaatattatgcctaaaaaaaatgaatataaaGCCCGCTAGATTAGTGCTCATCATAACCAATCTAGGGTaaaatggctatcccgatggaccaaaaaaaagtccatgcaaaagttagggcTTAAACAAAAAAAGATATAAGCCTGCTAActtgaaaacccaaaagggcgacttGGGAAAAAATGGCATCCCGGTGGATAAAAGAATAAAAAAcacaaaagttagggataaaggaATTTGATTATATCTTGACGTGATCTTTTGAGCATGTTCTCACCCTCAGCTTGACCTCCAACGGTATCAGATCAATCTAATCACCGTCAATAAAAGCAAAGTATTGGAGCTCAGTGCTACAACAAATAACAACCAATGTTGTGATCAGTGGAAAGTCAAACAAATTTCCCATTGCCATTTAGTTTGTTTTTAAATTTTTGCAATTTCCTCTTTAAGTATTTTTGCATCCTTGTACACACTCTACATGTACAAAATTTTCCACTATCAATAAAATTCAGTCATTATTCAGTAAATtctcatttttttttatttttccgcattttgtttgcaaaataaCTGTCAATCTTGATTGCATAATGCCATAAAACTTTGAgaataataaaaatctaaatCAAAAGAAAAACTTTATGCATTCATTTGATTGTTTAAAATGCCCTAGTGAATTATCAGTAGTCTACAATAAGCACTTGTCGTACGCTTGTGTCTCAACTGCTTCTCACTTGGGTCATGCATCctttttccccaagcagagccAGATGGTAGTCCTCAACAGCAGGATTTTCCCAGCAGCATTGGTAACTTGGAAGATTTTCCTTGTAGATTCTCTGGTGTAGGTACCGACGAGTCGAAGTCTATCTTTCACCAAACCAATCTTACCCTGCTATCCACTACTGCATTGCATACGCATCATACATAAACAAGTCATGCATTGCAATCATACAATCATGTATATCAAGCATTTCATTTTGCAGCTAATTTATCTCCCCAACAGAATATTTCAGTTTACCCCTAGCTAATCCAACCACCCAGTTTATCTGTTTCTCCTTGCAACTCCCTTTCCTCGGGAAAATTTTCGGTTACTTCTGTATTTACTCCTCTTTCACCTTGAACACCCAAAAAGCTAACACAATTTGCACCTTCAGGTTaaagatgattaaataggggcagttatcaaaccccaaaatttaccctcttttttttcctttttttcataattcatttgcatacatcaaatcatatcatgcatgacTATTGCATTTGGTCATGGAATCACAAACATGGCCACATTATTGGTTTGTATCTTAACATTAGGGGTTCATCTTATTTTGTTTATCAACTAACCCTAACTTCACTGAGAGATGGGACTTGTTTTTTCTTGTTACTCATGTAGTTGATCATGCTTTAAATCAAGGCAAGACCAAAGTCTTTTGGTAAAGGGAAATGCAAGTTTGCTCCATGTGATTCAAAagtggttcatgtgtttattttcatgccaCGTCACccaatcttcaagcttcttcAAGATCACTCAATCCCTAATCAAGTTTTCATCAAGGGTTGCCCATTATACCATCATCATGGCTTGGAATGCAAGAAAACATCAAGTTTGCACAAAGGGGTACAAGTTGGTTAGACCTAGTTTGCAAGCATGCCATATCTTTGGTCCAAAatccataactccttcattttttatccaaatgataagattctttgagccaaatgtccTTTTGGGATCCTCTACAACTTTGATTCAAGGGTTAAATATTAATTCATTCATTAAGGACCACATTTGTACAAAGGACCAAGTTTCCAAAATGGATCAAAACCTTGCCATGACCCCTACTTTCCACCTTTTCCATTTTCAACTTAAGCACTCTTTTGATCCCATTACTTTTGAATTTTGTTAAGCTTATGTCAAAGATCATTTAGCCCAAGTTTGGCTCAAAATGCacgagggaatcaaaagttatggtgtTATGAATGTAGGGCCTCAAAATGACCAAACATGCTGCAAAGTGCTTGACCAATTGCCCAGCCTAAAAACCAGGTCACGACCTCAACTTCATAAGCATCTAACTTTCACCTCAAATCTCCTCTTGACTTGATTCTTTTTGCATCTTTTTCTACTCCATAAAGTGATcatttggctcaaagaaaatCAAAAAACGCACTAGTGGATTAGATTTGGCCTAAGCATGAACATGGTGATTTGAACTCTATTTTGCACCGTGACCTATAATGTGGAAATATGCCAAAACCAACTTGGGACCACTTCTCACACGTGCAAACTTGTTTCCCATGACCAAACATGTCTGATGACACCATGAAACGGCTTGAAAAGCTCCAAAATCACGAGTTTGGAACCAAAATTTCACACGATTTGGATTTGAACTTTTCCAAGTTGATTCACACGAATTCAGATCCAATTCACACGTATTTGAATCCCAAcacatttcctataaatagagaagagATGACGGAGTTCTGAAACACGTTAATAGAAGAAATATTTTTGAGTTTCGTTTATGGAAGAAATGATGTTTTCCAGTTTGTTTTAGTGGAGGAATAATGTTACGTAAATGGAAGAAGTTTGGAGGCATAAAATGAAGTCCGTCTAAGTACGTATAAGGCAGAAGTGAATGGACTAAGAACATTATATATCTTTAAATAAAAATAAGAAGGCATCACTTTTCATCATTGATTGAATTCCAACGGTGGTGAAAAGTGGcataaaaaaaagtaaaaaaataaaaaaatgtttAGTAATGAGATCCAAATCCATGACCAGACATCACTTTTCACCATGGTTGGAATTTCTACCGCTATAAAAGTGacataaaaatatataaaaaatcaCATATCACTTTTCACCATGATTATTATTAGAAAACGTGATAAAAAATATTttactaaaataaaataaaaaatatgcTTATTAAAAATGAAATATTACTACATTTGACAAATTAATCGTAATAATCTCGTATCATCATAGGTATCATAGGTATATATTGCAGTAGTTACCCAAGTATCTTAATCTGCCATATAAAAGTGGATTGAACCTTAATCTAAATCAAAACAATTTTATTTATTGATTCTCCGTTAACTATTCATTTATAAgagaaataaaaacaaattataaacGATTCTTACTAATTCAATATGGAGACTAAATAGAACAAcattattttaaattttaaattatttttttataaaaagagacacaaaaataatttaataaaataatatattaaaaaataagGACACTTCTAAAATTTCGAATATGAAAAATTACTCTTCAAAAAAATTTAAACACTTTAATTTCCAATACAATAAAAAACAATTCCCATAAAACCTAATTTTCTTTAAACACTTAAAATGTACTCTATCTCTAGAGCATTTTTCAAGAAGTACTCGTAGtcaaaatataattaattttttaagGAAAACAAACATTTCCATGACATAAAGTCATAAACATAactctttttcttttctttgtcAACACTCTCTCTCCCCTCTTTATTCTCACCCGTTTCTTCTTTCTCTCTCCTCTTTCCTTTTTCTTTGATGGTTTTGTTGCTCCAGCTATGGCAGTAAAACTCATGACAGGTTACAACACAGCCAAAACTTTCACTTCCATAGCCGAAGAAAATGCTGTCCAAGAAGCTGCTTCGGGCTTAGAAAGCGTTGAGAAACTCATCAAATTACTCTCTGAAGCACGCCATAAATACCaaacctcttcatcttcatcttcctTTTCACCTTCAAatcccaacaacaacaacaacacttccATGGAAATTGAAAGAGACTGCAAAGCCGTCGCTGACATCGCTGTTTCCAAATTCAAACGTGTTATTTCACTTCTCGAAAAAACCAGAACCGGGCACGCTCGTTTCAGAAAAGCTCCTTTACCTCAAACTCAACCTTCTGAACGAACAATCTTCAACGCTACACCTCTTCAACAgattccaccaccaccaccaccaacaacaacaacaacacttcACCGCGCTATAATCAAGAGAAACGACTCATCGAAAACCCTTAACTTTTCATACTCATCCGCTGCTAATTCATTCATTTCCTCACTCACCGGCGACACAGACAACAAACAGCAACCGTCATCTTCGTCGCCGGCTGGAGCTTTTCAGATCACGAATCTTTCTCATGTTTCATCTATTGGTAAGCCACCACTGTCTTCTTCTTCCATGAAAAGAAAGTGTAGCTCTGAAACTCTGGGTTCTGGAAAGTGTGGTAGTTCATCTAGCCGCTGTCATTGTTCCAAAAAAAGGTATGTGAATGAAATCTTCAAACTTTCTTCAAGGAATCAAACCCTATATTTCAGTTTCTGTTTATAAACAAAAAACATTTTGTTTTTAGATTTTCATTCTTATATTCTGAATTGGGCTCTTACTTGTTATGGTTACAGTAGAAAATTAAGATTGAAGAGGGTTGTTAGGGTTCCTGCTATCAGCTTGAAGATGGCTGATATTCCACCAGATGATTACTCTTGGCGAAAATATGGACAGAAACCTATTAAGGGTTCACCTCATCCAA includes:
- the LOC127074420 gene encoding probable WRKY transcription factor 15 isoform X2, which codes for MAVKLMTGYNTAKTFTSIAEENAVQEAASGLESVEKLIKLLSEARHKYQTSSSSSSFSPSNPNNNNNTSMEIERDCKAVADIAVSKFKRVISLLEKTRTGHARFRKAPLPQTQPSERTIFNATPLQQIPPPPPPTTTTTLHRAIIKRNDSSKTLNFSYSSAANSFISSLTGDTDNKQQPSSSSPAGAFQITNLSHVSSIGKPPLSSSSMKRKCSSETLGSGKCGSSSSRCHCSKKRKLRLKRVVRVPAISLKMADIPPDDYSWRKYGQKPIKGSPHPRGYYKCSSVRGCPARKHVERALDDASMLVVTYEGEHNHSLSAADATNLILESS
- the LOC127074420 gene encoding probable WRKY transcription factor 15 isoform X1 — protein: MAVKLMTGYNTAKTFTSIAEENAVQEAASGLESVEKLIKLLSEARHKYQTSSSSSSFSPSNPNNNNNTSMEIERDCKAVADIAVSKFKRVISLLEKTRTGHARFRKAPLPQTQPSERTIFNATPLQQIPPPPPPTTTTTLHRAIIKRNDSSKTLNFSYSSAANSFISSLTGDTDNKQQPSSSSPAGAFQITNLSHVSSIGKPPLSSSSMKRKCSSETLGSGKCGSSSSRCHCSKKSRKLRLKRVVRVPAISLKMADIPPDDYSWRKYGQKPIKGSPHPRGYYKCSSVRGCPARKHVERALDDASMLVVTYEGEHNHSLSAADATNLILESS